A genomic window from Desulfonatronum thiosulfatophilum includes:
- a CDS encoding cereblon family protein, translating into MRPAMLLRLDQGNNPDRGLDDQTVGEPTTDDDSSLRCRNCGLVVTKDANRISVNGRHDHVFFNPHGHVFEIGCFGNAPGAMPLGPSSAEFSWFSECTWQIAVCSRCRSHLGWLFAGPNGLFFALILDQLAKDG; encoded by the coding sequence GTGCGGCCGGCAATGTTATTGCGTCTGGATCAGGGCAATAACCCCGATCGGGGGCTGGACGACCAAACAGTCGGTGAACCGACGACGGACGATGATTCGTCGTTGCGCTGTCGCAACTGTGGTTTGGTCGTCACAAAGGATGCGAATCGCATCTCAGTAAACGGACGTCATGATCACGTCTTCTTCAACCCCCATGGCCATGTCTTTGAGATCGGTTGCTTCGGGAATGCACCCGGAGCGATGCCCCTGGGTCCGAGCAGCGCGGAGTTTTCCTGGTTTTCCGAGTGCACATGGCAGATTGCCGTCTGCAGCCGTTGCCGCAGTCATCTCGGATGGCTTTTTGCCGGTCCAAATGGCCTTTTTTTCGCCCTGATTCTGGATCAGCTGGCCAAGGACGGATAA